From Paracoccus aminovorans, one genomic window encodes:
- a CDS encoding outer membrane protein assembly factor BamD: MTGIRSGSVVAAVLSVGLLAGCGGGSSKAPESFESFTAEEIYKRGEYELENTRKPKDAVKYFTEVERLYPYSEWAKRALIMQAYSYHRARDYEEARGAAQRFIDTYPGDEDAAYAKYLLALSYYDQIDEIGRDQGLTFQALQSLREVIEQYPDTEYARSAILKFDLAFDHLAAKEMEIGRYYLKRGHYTAAINRFRVVVEEYQTTTHTPEALMRLVEAYLALGLNDQAQTAGAILGHNFQSSPFYEDAYAQLRGHGLKPEARGDSWLTRVYRQVIQGKWL, from the coding sequence ATGACAGGCATCAGATCGGGTTCCGTGGTCGCGGCTGTGCTGTCGGTCGGCCTGCTTGCCGGCTGTGGCGGCGGGTCCAGCAAAGCGCCGGAATCATTCGAGAGTTTCACCGCCGAGGAAATCTACAAGCGCGGCGAATACGAGCTTGAGAACACGCGCAAGCCCAAGGACGCGGTGAAGTATTTCACCGAGGTCGAGCGGCTTTACCCCTATTCCGAATGGGCCAAGCGCGCGCTGATCATGCAGGCCTATTCCTATCACCGCGCCCGCGACTACGAAGAGGCGCGCGGCGCCGCCCAGCGTTTCATCGACACCTATCCGGGCGACGAGGACGCGGCCTATGCGAAATACCTGCTGGCGCTTTCCTATTACGACCAGATCGACGAGATCGGCCGCGACCAGGGCCTGACCTTCCAGGCGCTGCAATCGCTGCGCGAGGTGATCGAACAATATCCCGATACCGAATATGCCCGCTCGGCGATCCTGAAGTTCGACCTCGCCTTCGACCACTTGGCGGCGAAGGAAATGGAGATCGGGCGCTACTACCTCAAGCGCGGCCATTACACCGCCGCCATCAACCGCTTCCGCGTGGTGGTCGAGGAATACCAGACCACGACCCACACGCCCGAGGCGCTGATGCGGCTGGTCGAGGCCTATCTGGCGCTGGGCCTGAACGACCAGGCGCAGACGGCGGGCGCGATCCTGGGCCACAACTTCCAGTCCTCGCCCTTCTACGAGGACGCCTATGCGCAACTGCGCGGCCATGGGCTGAAGCCCGAGGCACGCGGCGACAGCTGGCTGACCCGGGTCTATCGCCAGGTGATCCAGGGCAAGTGGCTATAG